In the genome of Deinococcus sp. YIM 134068, one region contains:
- a CDS encoding phospholipase D-like domain-containing protein, with protein sequence MAAPAPRPRRWTLPLALLLAGLGSGAGAVGPEFPFLLGPPKPPAPSGLICPAPTDPLELALWRVTTEDGRPDHSCGNTALGYLRTPGAPGQPDAFDVTAEQVRNARAEVLLASMEWHGGEGRPGWTLALAVRDLYGRVRANPAAYPQGMTVRVALGGFPDLARADGATQALDLVRDLTRLGVPLGDADVGWHLGVVNYRYFPHNHVKLHVIDGQDLTVAGYNYTVWHLPSSAPGGGDLHDLGLRVRGPVARDGMAVFDDLWRHSRQVRCPEGTGADDVARLCTLGSPEEFGHPALPPQPETTGAARAFLLYRRPGFDQADRATLALFGEARQSLDLMQAQFTPSLGCWYAYLNPEDCPVSRWPVYLRAVLDAMGRGVKVRALMVDYGIDRAANRSGVALMRREARRRGLEGRFEARYVTHPMHTKAMTVDRRMVLAGSMNLHFSAWGPLGLNEAMLATTDAGAVAEQNASFEDLWAKHSRTVPEEWWMRNVEPGSAPSPQPAPVERTLEHDRQP encoded by the coding sequence ATGGCCGCCCCCGCCCCTCGCCCCCGCCGCTGGACGCTTCCCCTCGCCCTGTTACTCGCCGGACTGGGAAGCGGCGCGGGCGCAGTCGGCCCGGAGTTTCCCTTCCTGCTCGGCCCCCCGAAGCCCCCCGCGCCCTCCGGCCTGATTTGCCCGGCACCCACCGACCCCCTCGAACTCGCCCTATGGCGGGTGACGACCGAGGACGGGCGGCCCGACCACTCGTGCGGCAACACGGCGCTGGGCTACCTGCGGACGCCGGGCGCACCCGGCCAGCCCGACGCCTTCGACGTGACGGCGGAGCAGGTGCGGAACGCCCGCGCGGAGGTGCTGCTCGCCAGCATGGAGTGGCACGGCGGGGAGGGGCGGCCCGGCTGGACCCTCGCCCTCGCCGTGCGGGACCTGTACGGGCGGGTGCGGGCCAACCCCGCCGCCTACCCTCAGGGAATGACGGTGCGGGTGGCGCTCGGCGGCTTTCCCGACCTGGCGCGGGCGGACGGGGCGACCCAGGCCCTCGACCTCGTGCGTGACCTCACGCGGCTGGGCGTGCCGCTGGGCGACGCGGATGTGGGCTGGCACCTCGGCGTCGTCAACTACCGCTACTTCCCGCACAACCACGTCAAGCTCCACGTCATCGACGGGCAGGACCTCACGGTGGCCGGGTACAACTACACCGTCTGGCACCTGCCGAGTTCAGCGCCGGGCGGGGGCGACCTGCACGACCTCGGCCTGCGGGTGCGCGGCCCGGTGGCGCGGGACGGGATGGCCGTGTTCGACGACCTGTGGCGGCACTCGCGGCAGGTGCGCTGCCCGGAGGGGACGGGCGCGGACGACGTGGCCCGCCTCTGCACGCTGGGTTCACCCGAGGAGTTCGGCCACCCCGCCCTCCCGCCACAACCGGAGACGACCGGCGCGGCGCGGGCCTTCCTGCTCTACCGCCGTCCCGGTTTCGACCAGGCCGACCGGGCGACGCTCGCACTCTTCGGGGAGGCGCGGCAGAGTCTCGACCTGATGCAGGCGCAGTTCACCCCGTCGCTGGGCTGCTGGTACGCCTACCTCAACCCGGAGGACTGCCCGGTGAGCCGCTGGCCTGTCTACCTCCGCGCCGTGCTGGACGCGATGGGGCGCGGCGTGAAGGTCCGCGCGCTGATGGTGGACTACGGCATCGACCGGGCGGCGAACCGCAGCGGTGTCGCCCTGATGCGGCGGGAGGCCCGGCGGCGGGGGCTGGAAGGCCGCTTCGAGGCCCGTTACGTCACCCATCCCATGCACACGAAGGCGATGACCGTGGACCGCCGTATGGTGCTGGCGGGCAGCATGAACCTCCACTTCTCAGCGTGGGGACCGCTGGGACTCAACGAGGCCATGCTCGCCACCACCGACGCCGGAGCCGTGGCCGAGCAGAACGCGAGCTTCGAGGACCTGTGGGCAAAGCACAGCCGCACCGTCCCGGAAGAGTGGTGGATGAGGAATGTGGAACCGGGGTCGGCACCTTCGCCTCAGCCCGCCCCGGTGGAACGTACCCTGGAGCATGACCGTCAGCCGTGA
- a CDS encoding DinB family protein: protein MTVSREDWKKTCLIEPAPGYTPHIGVLVAMMNYARLTTLQAVGGLSVEELDAIPPGFSNSIGMLLAHIAAVDRLYQRLSFENRGFDKGEMAVYGGAISFGQEGERVRGFELGHYLDDLEAARADTLAELARRDDTWLASNLQVPDFDYPNHHWAWFHVMEDEVSHRGQIRIIRKVLEAQTQG from the coding sequence ATGACCGTCAGCCGTGAGGATTGGAAAAAGACCTGTCTGATCGAACCTGCGCCGGGCTACACGCCTCATATCGGCGTCCTTGTCGCCATGATGAACTATGCCCGTCTCACAACGCTTCAGGCGGTCGGTGGCCTGAGTGTGGAGGAACTGGACGCCATCCCGCCCGGCTTTTCCAACTCCATCGGGATGCTGCTCGCGCACATCGCGGCGGTGGACCGGCTGTATCAGCGGCTGAGCTTCGAGAACCGGGGCTTTGATAAGGGGGAAATGGCCGTCTACGGCGGAGCCATCAGCTTCGGGCAGGAGGGCGAGCGGGTACGGGGCTTTGAGCTTGGGCATTACCTCGACGACTTGGAAGCCGCCCGCGCCGACACCCTCGCCGAACTCGCCCGCCGTGACGACACCTGGCTGGCGTCCAACCTTCAGGTGCCTGACTTCGACTATCCCAACCACCATTGGGCCTGGTTTCATGTCATGGAGGACGAGGTGAGCCACCGGGGGCAGATTCGGATCATCCGCAAGGTGCTGGAGGCCCAGACACAGGGCTGA
- the ispH gene encoding 4-hydroxy-3-methylbut-2-enyl diphosphate reductase, protein MVERIHLAKPRGFCAGVVMAIGAVERAARTEDRPVTVYHSIVHNHTVVERLEEQHDVHFVESLDDISALPAGSETVVFSAHGISPAVRERARALGLSTIDATCPLVTKVHTEAKKYAREGYTILLIGDSARHQEVIGTRGEAPDHTILVGVLGKTGEGLHDPHTVTVPDPSRVVVLTQTTLSVDDTRRTVDILGARFPALVVPPSEDLCYATKNRQDAVKAIAGQVDAFLVLTSTHSSNGMRLLELARSACGRAERLETAADLAELDLTGVRSLGITSAASTPDDLVQDVVAHFRRLNPALEVIEEGEWENIEFREPKKVLPTQELPRTMR, encoded by the coding sequence GTGGTTGAACGCATCCACCTTGCCAAGCCGCGCGGCTTCTGCGCCGGGGTCGTCATGGCGATCGGGGCGGTGGAGAGGGCCGCCCGCACGGAAGATCGGCCCGTCACGGTCTACCACTCCATCGTCCACAACCACACGGTCGTCGAGCGGCTGGAGGAGCAGCACGACGTTCACTTCGTCGAGAGCCTGGACGACATCTCGGCGCTGCCCGCCGGGAGTGAGACGGTCGTATTTTCCGCGCACGGCATCAGCCCGGCGGTGCGCGAGCGGGCGCGGGCGCTGGGCCTCTCGACCATCGACGCGACCTGCCCCCTCGTCACGAAGGTCCACACCGAGGCCAAGAAGTATGCCCGCGAGGGCTACACCATCCTCCTCATCGGCGACAGCGCCCGCCACCAGGAGGTCATCGGCACGCGCGGCGAGGCCCCCGACCACACCATCCTCGTCGGCGTGCTGGGTAAGACAGGTGAGGGGCTGCACGACCCGCACACGGTCACGGTGCCCGACCCGTCGCGCGTGGTGGTCCTCACCCAGACGACCCTGAGCGTGGACGACACGCGGCGGACGGTGGACATCCTGGGGGCCCGCTTTCCGGCGTTGGTCGTGCCGCCGAGCGAGGACCTGTGCTACGCCACGAAGAACCGCCAGGACGCGGTGAAGGCCATCGCGGGGCAGGTGGACGCCTTCCTCGTGCTGACGAGCACCCATTCGAGCAACGGGATGCGCCTCCTCGAACTCGCCCGCTCAGCCTGCGGGCGGGCCGAGCGGCTGGAGACGGCAGCCGACCTCGCGGAGCTGGACCTGACGGGCGTCCGCTCCCTCGGCATCACGAGCGCGGCGAGCACGCCGGACGACCTCGTGCAGGACGTGGTGGCCCACTTCCGCCGCCTCAACCCGGCCCTTGAGGTCATCGAGGAGGGCGAGTGGGAGAACATCGAGTTCCGCGAGCCGAAGAAGGTGTTGCCGACGCAGGAGCTTCCGCGAACGATGAGGTAG
- a CDS encoding gamma carbonic anhydrase family protein, with amino-acid sequence MPLYALDGAMPQLHPTAFLAPSADLIGRVTVGEEASVWFGVVARGDLEPILIGPRCNVQDGAVLHTDPSHPCTLDSDVTVGHRAVVHGAHCASGSLVGMGAIMLNGSSLGAGAVLAAGALLREGEHVPDGMLAVGVPARVVRPVERMDNAARYVENAARYRRGLALAEKLA; translated from the coding sequence ATGCCGCTCTATGCCCTCGACGGCGCAATGCCCCAGCTCCACCCGACCGCCTTCCTCGCCCCCAGCGCCGACCTGATCGGGCGCGTGACGGTGGGAGAGGAGGCCAGCGTGTGGTTCGGCGTGGTCGCGCGGGGCGACCTCGAACCCATCCTCATCGGCCCGCGCTGCAACGTGCAGGACGGCGCGGTGCTCCACACCGACCCCAGCCACCCCTGCACGCTGGACTCCGACGTGACGGTGGGCCACCGGGCGGTCGTCCACGGGGCACATTGCGCGTCCGGCAGCCTCGTCGGAATGGGCGCGATCATGCTCAACGGCTCCAGCCTGGGCGCGGGGGCGGTCCTCGCGGCGGGGGCGCTGCTGCGCGAGGGCGAGCACGTGCCCGACGGGATGCTCGCCGTGGGGGTGCCCGCCCGCGTCGTCCGGCCCGTGGAGCGGATGGACAACGCCGCGCGCTACGTGGAGAATGCCGCCCGCTACCGCCGGGGTCTTGCTCTCGCGGAGAAGCTCGCATGA
- a CDS encoding NUDIX hydrolase, with protein MSAAPPIPIPGAGGVVLDGLGRVLLVRYRSGAWAFPKGHVEPGETLEQTAVREVAEETGVTARILAPLPGTRYTNDRGETRVISWFAMRAVGEAPTTLEATFTGGGFFAHGEAAALLSYPEDRRLLEAALASAPHPS; from the coding sequence ATGTCCGCCGCACCCCCCATCCCCATCCCCGGCGCGGGCGGCGTCGTGCTGGACGGCCTCGGGCGCGTGCTGCTCGTGCGTTACCGCAGCGGTGCCTGGGCCTTCCCGAAGGGCCACGTCGAACCCGGCGAGACCCTGGAGCAGACCGCCGTGCGCGAGGTCGCCGAGGAAACGGGCGTCACGGCGCGCATCCTCGCCCCCCTGCCGGGGACGCGCTACACCAACGACCGGGGGGAGACGCGCGTCATCTCCTGGTTCGCTATGCGCGCCGTCGGGGAGGCACCCACCACCCTGGAGGCCACCTTCACGGGGGGCGGCTTCTTCGCCCACGGCGAGGCGGCGGCCCTGCTCTCCTACCCCGAGGACCGGCGGCTGCTGGAGGCCGCGCTCGCCTCGGCCCCCCATCCTTCCTGA
- a CDS encoding nitroreductase family protein yields MTVAPAQDFPTRHQTAEEVRAFFDAHRTVRRYRDVAMPEDHLSAILHAAQRAPTDATAQLYSFIHLRSAETRQKVAALTTNAHVAQASASFVICLDVHRTRRLLEVAGHAPGEWPAVAVHFGIGDAVLAGQNTLLAAEMLGYQGCWIGGVLNNLDALITELRLPAGVLPFAALTIGVSDEQAPYRPRLPRELVIHEDAYREPGEAELRAGTEVMNPIAARGGQPGDWARLLRAYFGAGGSMEEREPGLVAALKRQGVWAGKEE; encoded by the coding sequence ATGACCGTCGCCCCCGCACAAGACTTCCCGACCCGCCACCAGACCGCCGAGGAGGTGCGCGCCTTCTTCGACGCCCACCGCACCGTCCGGCGGTACAGGGACGTGGCGATGCCCGAGGACCACCTGAGCGCCATTCTCCACGCGGCGCAGCGGGCACCGACCGACGCGACGGCGCAGCTCTACTCGTTCATCCACCTCAGGAGCGCGGAGACGCGGCAGAAGGTCGCCGCCCTGACCACGAACGCGCATGTGGCCCAGGCGTCCGCGAGCTTCGTGATCTGCCTCGACGTTCACCGCACCCGCAGGCTGCTGGAGGTCGCCGGACACGCGCCGGGCGAGTGGCCCGCCGTCGCCGTCCATTTCGGCATCGGGGACGCCGTGCTCGCCGGGCAAAATACGCTCCTCGCCGCCGAGATGCTGGGGTATCAGGGCTGCTGGATCGGCGGCGTGCTGAACAATCTGGACGCCCTCATCACCGAACTGCGTCTGCCCGCCGGGGTGCTGCCCTTCGCCGCCCTGACCATCGGCGTGAGCGACGAGCAGGCACCCTATCGCCCCCGCCTGCCGCGCGAGCTGGTCATCCACGAGGACGCCTACCGCGAGCCGGGCGAGGCGGAGTTGCGCGCCGGGACCGAGGTCATGAATCCTATTGCGGCCAGAGGGGGACAGCCGGGCGACTGGGCGCGGCTGCTGCGGGCCTACTTCGGCGCGGGCGGCAGCATGGAGGAGCGGGAGCCGGGGCTGGTGGCGGCCCTCAAGCGGCAGGGGGTGTGGGCGGGGAAGGAGGAGTGA
- a CDS encoding (Fe-S)-binding protein, translating to MLPLEHKILFFVFALIAGSFGAWGFYRLFLRIRRGQAATEARWNNPVERVMYALRTTLTQERTFRRRTWVSVLHSFIFYGFVYYLLVNIVDGLEGFIPFHIYSDNPLGATYNLLADVLSFLVLVGVVSLLIRRLFLPSRRDFRFTEKTLLHPLLKQGYILRDSLIVSGFIFFHVGSRILGNAAKMVEEARDLGRYDAFQPLSSALGAALFGGLSEGAVHGWRVAGYWGALGSILAFLAYFPFSKHIHIFAAPLKYAVRRPVPTGVIPPMKGLEEAMEAEEPKLGVQKLEDLEWPRLLDAYACIQCNRCQDVCPANATGKALSPAALEINKRMELNVIAAHPSPFTLKPAAFESGASTAHPLLEFAINEESVWACTTCGACMQVCPVQDEQMLDIIDIRRHQVMVAGEFPPQLQTAFRGMERASNPWGIARDKRMEWAEGLRVPTIDENPEPDVIYWVGCAASYDPGAQKVARSFVQLLDRAGVNYAVLGKKEACTGDSARRSGNEFLFQSLAQENVETLNSVRPRLIVATCPHCMNAIGNEYRQLGGDYEVMHHTQYLENLVTAGRLPLAQLEQSVTYHDPCYLGRHNGVYDAPRTLITRMAGEVLELERARDNSFCCGAGGAQFWKEEEEGRERVSDNRFREIQARLDGATQAVAEYEQTGKVVAVGCPFCKSMMNSTPEKAKRDDIVVKDVAELMLESVRRATGEPVAPAAAPESTLEDSPVPTVPITAQPVARSGEAPAQGGPGAEVGETGADVLNAQPGSPVGNADTQPEPQAAAPSPVTSSREDSSPRRAWKPKGGGDDVGATSGQPPAASETPGGPAPTRKAWKPRGGGDDVSAAPVPQTPSEGPSVLSETPAAAAPARKAWKPKASTDDVNPVPVTPEPQAEASSAGEAAPAPARKAWKPKEAAQPKARASEAPSTPEPAVASPTPDAPTERKMWSPKAATTPVPEATAQPQPETPAPVIEAAPATPQPGERRKWAQKAAASAAPAEPPAAPVEVAPPTQASPASSERPKWQPKAKAGATPPVEAAPTPQAEPVEAEDSGTGGRKKWVPKKKD from the coding sequence TTGCTGCCGCTCGAACACAAAATCCTGTTCTTCGTCTTTGCCCTGATCGCCGGAAGCTTTGGCGCGTGGGGCTTCTACCGCCTGTTCCTCCGCATCCGTCGCGGCCAGGCCGCCACTGAGGCCCGCTGGAACAACCCCGTGGAGCGCGTGATGTACGCCCTCCGCACCACGCTGACGCAGGAGCGCACCTTTCGCCGACGCACATGGGTGAGCGTGCTGCACTCGTTCATCTTCTACGGCTTCGTGTACTACCTGCTCGTCAACATCGTGGACGGGCTGGAGGGGTTCATTCCCTTCCACATCTACAGCGACAATCCCCTCGGCGCGACGTACAACCTCCTCGCCGACGTGCTGAGCTTCCTCGTCCTCGTGGGCGTGGTGAGCCTCTTGATCCGCCGCCTGTTCCTGCCCAGCCGCCGCGACTTCCGGTTCACCGAGAAGACGCTGCTCCATCCTCTGTTGAAACAGGGCTACATCCTGCGCGACTCGCTCATCGTCTCGGGCTTCATCTTCTTCCACGTAGGCAGCCGAATCCTCGGCAACGCCGCGAAGATGGTGGAGGAGGCGCGCGACCTCGGGCGCTACGACGCCTTCCAGCCCCTCTCGTCGGCGCTGGGGGCGGCGCTGTTCGGCGGGCTGAGCGAGGGGGCCGTTCACGGCTGGCGCGTCGCCGGGTACTGGGGTGCCCTCGGCTCCATCCTCGCCTTCCTCGCGTACTTCCCCTTCTCCAAGCACATCCACATCTTCGCCGCGCCGCTGAAGTACGCCGTGCGGCGGCCCGTGCCCACCGGCGTCATCCCACCCATGAAGGGGTTGGAGGAGGCGATGGAGGCCGAGGAACCCAAACTCGGCGTGCAGAAGCTCGAAGACCTGGAGTGGCCCCGCCTGCTGGACGCCTACGCCTGTATCCAGTGCAACCGCTGCCAGGACGTGTGCCCGGCGAACGCCACGGGTAAGGCGCTCAGCCCCGCCGCGTTGGAGATCAACAAGCGCATGGAGCTGAACGTTATCGCGGCGCACCCCAGCCCCTTCACGCTCAAGCCCGCCGCCTTCGAATCGGGTGCCTCCACCGCCCACCCCCTCCTCGAATTCGCCATTAACGAGGAGTCGGTGTGGGCCTGCACGACCTGCGGCGCGTGTATGCAGGTCTGCCCCGTGCAGGACGAGCAGATGCTCGACATCATCGACATCCGCCGGCATCAGGTCATGGTCGCGGGCGAGTTCCCGCCGCAGCTTCAGACGGCCTTTCGCGGCATGGAGCGCGCGAGCAACCCCTGGGGCATCGCCCGCGACAAGCGGATGGAGTGGGCCGAGGGGTTGCGGGTGCCGACCATCGACGAGAACCCCGAACCCGATGTCATCTACTGGGTCGGCTGCGCGGCGAGCTACGACCCCGGCGCGCAGAAGGTGGCCCGCTCCTTCGTGCAACTCCTCGACAGGGCGGGCGTGAACTACGCCGTCCTCGGCAAGAAGGAGGCCTGCACGGGCGACTCGGCCCGGCGCTCGGGCAACGAGTTCCTGTTCCAGAGCCTCGCGCAGGAGAACGTGGAGACGTTGAACAGCGTGCGGCCCAGGCTCATCGTCGCCACCTGCCCCCACTGCATGAACGCCATCGGGAACGAGTACAGGCAGCTCGGGGGCGACTACGAGGTGATGCACCACACGCAGTACCTCGAAAACCTCGTCACGGCGGGCAGGTTGCCTCTCGCGCAACTCGAACAGTCCGTCACCTACCACGACCCCTGCTACCTGGGCCGTCACAACGGCGTGTACGACGCGCCGCGCACCCTGATCACGCGGATGGCGGGCGAGGTGCTGGAGCTGGAGCGTGCCCGCGACAACTCGTTTTGCTGCGGGGCGGGCGGCGCTCAGTTCTGGAAGGAGGAGGAGGAGGGCCGCGAGCGCGTGTCCGACAACCGCTTCCGCGAGATTCAGGCCCGGTTGGACGGGGCGACGCAGGCGGTGGCCGAGTACGAGCAGACGGGCAAGGTCGTGGCGGTGGGCTGTCCCTTCTGCAAGTCCATGATGAACTCCACGCCCGAGAAGGCGAAGCGCGACGACATCGTGGTGAAGGACGTGGCCGAGCTGATGCTGGAGAGCGTGCGGCGCGCGACGGGTGAACCCGTGGCCCCCGCCGCCGCGCCGGAGAGCACGTTGGAGGACTCGCCCGTGCCCACCGTGCCGATCACCGCGCAGCCCGTGGCCCGCAGCGGCGAGGCCCCCGCGCAGGGTGGCCCCGGTGCCGAGGTGGGCGAGACGGGCGCGGACGTGCTCAACGCCCAGCCCGGCAGCCCGGTCGGGAACGCGGACACCCAACCGGAGCCTCAGGCCGCCGCGCCCAGCCCGGTCACGTCCAGCCGGGAGGACTCCTCGCCGCGCAGGGCGTGGAAGCCGAAGGGGGGCGGGGACGATGTGGGGGCGACCAGCGGCCAGCCCCCAGCGGCCAGCGAGACGCCCGGCGGTCCGGCTCCGACTCGGAAGGCGTGGAAGCCGAGAGGCGGTGGCGACGACGTAAGCGCCGCGCCCGTGCCGCAGACGCCGAGCGAAGGGCCGTCCGTTCTCAGCGAGACGCCTGCCGCCGCTGCGCCCGCCCGCAAGGCCTGGAAGCCGAAGGCGAGCACAGACGACGTGAACCCCGTCCCCGTCACTCCCGAACCGCAGGCCGAAGCATCCAGCGCAGGAGAGGCGGCTCCTGCTCCGGCCCGCAAGGCGTGGAAGCCGAAAGAGGCAGCTCAGCCGAAAGCGCGGGCGAGCGAGGCCCCGTCCACGCCCGAACCCGCCGTCGCGTCTCCCACTCCCGATGCGCCCACCGAGCGCAAGATGTGGAGTCCGAAGGCTGCCACGACGCCCGTCCCGGAGGCGACCGCGCAACCCCAGCCCGAGACTCCCGCTCCCGTCATCGAAGCCGCACCCGCCACTCCACAACCCGGCGAGCGCAGGAAATGGGCGCAGAAAGCCGCCGCGAGTGCCGCGCCCGCCGAGCCTCCCGCCGCTCCGGTGGAGGTCGCACCTCCCACTCAAGCCTCTCCCGCATCCTCCGAGCGCCCCAAGTGGCAGCCGAAGGCGAAAGCGGGAGCGACTCCCCCAGTCGAAGCGGCTCCAACCCCTCAAGCCGAACCCGTGGAGGCCGAGGACTCCGGCACGGGCGGGCGCAAGAAGTGGGTGCCGAAGAAGAAGGACTGA
- a CDS encoding ATP-binding protein encodes MSLTPTELQAYLSALATGDLKLSTMIWGPPGVGKSSVVAQVAGRHGLDFVDVRLSQLAPTDLRGLPVPEADGQGGGVSRWYPPEFLPRSGRGILFLDEVNMAPPTMQGMAQQLILDRKVGSYELPDGWFVWAAGNRKEDRASVFDMPAPLANRFLHLTVRPDFDSWRAYALGRGLHEHVVAFLTFRPELLHRLDPSQPAWPSPRAWEMASQLHRARLDVAPAVGEAAGAEFAAFVRLYEGLPDLGLVLRGQGSGLRLPDEPSVRYAAVVGLAARAGDADEAYHAFLWLSESAGPEWLQLYVATLVSKFQAIGQLGELAGLLGRDERLAGLVQGTLALAEG; translated from the coding sequence GTGAGCCTCACCCCGACCGAACTGCAAGCCTACCTGTCGGCCCTCGCCACGGGGGACCTCAAGCTCTCCACGATGATCTGGGGGCCGCCGGGCGTGGGCAAGAGCAGCGTGGTCGCGCAGGTGGCGGGGCGGCACGGGCTGGACTTCGTGGACGTGCGGCTCTCGCAACTCGCGCCCACCGACCTGCGCGGCCTGCCCGTGCCCGAGGCGGACGGACAGGGCGGAGGCGTGAGCCGGTGGTATCCGCCCGAGTTCCTGCCGCGCTCCGGACGGGGCATCCTCTTTCTCGACGAGGTGAACATGGCCCCGCCCACCATGCAGGGGATGGCGCAGCAGCTCATCCTCGACCGCAAGGTGGGCAGCTACGAACTCCCCGACGGCTGGTTCGTGTGGGCGGCGGGCAACCGCAAGGAGGACCGCGCCTCGGTCTTCGATATGCCCGCGCCCCTCGCCAACAGATTTCTGCACCTCACCGTCCGGCCCGACTTCGACTCGTGGCGGGCGTATGCACTGGGGCGGGGCCTGCACGAGCACGTCGTCGCCTTCCTGACCTTCCGGCCCGAGCTGCTGCACCGTCTGGACCCCTCGCAGCCCGCTTGGCCCAGCCCGCGCGCGTGGGAGATGGCCTCGCAGCTTCACCGCGCCCGGCTGGACGTGGCCCCCGCCGTGGGGGAGGCCGCCGGGGCCGAGTTCGCCGCCTTCGTCCGCCTGTACGAGGGACTGCCCGACCTCGGCCTCGTGCTGCGCGGGCAGGGGTCGGGGCTGAGGCTGCCCGACGAACCCAGCGTGCGCTACGCTGCCGTCGTGGGCCTCGCCGCCCGTGCGGGGGACGCGGACGAGGCGTACCACGCCTTCTTATGGCTCTCGGAGAGCGCCGGGCCGGAGTGGCTGCAACTGTACGTCGCCACACTGGTCAGCAAGTTCCAGGCCATCGGGCAACTCGGAGAGCTGGCGGGCCTCCTGGGGCGCGACGAGCGGCTGGCGGGGCTGGTGCAGGGGACGCTGGCGCTGGCGGAGGGATGA
- a CDS encoding vWA domain-containing protein has translation MTDLPHLISGSRLRLRGKSAFFATLLLHAEFVASREVAAAGTDGERVYVNPEVAASLPPDVLDGLLLHEVLHAALSHVARRGPREKKRWNRAADTIVNGMVAAAGLPVPPQATRDEHLERLSVEEVYTALEGQEPEEGEEESDDLLDGPPSDAPPREGKTRPGTSAARQWQQALAQARSVDAMTGGKGDDPLGAHRELARLAPARLDWRAQLWRFLARTPVDFGGFDRRFVGRGLYLEALDDESLTALIAVDTSGSVDDEAVRALVAEVQGVLGAYPHVRATLYYADTEAYGPYELRPGDAVPPPQGGGGTDFRPIFGLSETHEPDVLIYLTDGYGDFPEQAPKMPTLWVVPPGGLEDEGFPFGDVLRLGE, from the coding sequence ATGACCGACCTCCCCCACCTCATCTCCGGCTCCCGCCTGCGCCTGCGCGGCAAGTCCGCCTTTTTCGCCACGCTGCTGCTGCACGCGGAGTTCGTGGCCTCGCGGGAGGTCGCGGCGGCGGGCACGGACGGCGAGCGGGTGTACGTGAACCCGGAGGTGGCCGCGAGCCTGCCGCCCGATGTGCTGGACGGGCTGCTCCTCCACGAGGTTCTCCACGCGGCGCTCTCGCACGTGGCGCGGCGCGGGCCGCGAGAGAAGAAACGCTGGAACCGGGCCGCCGACACCATCGTGAACGGGATGGTCGCCGCCGCCGGGCTGCCCGTGCCGCCCCAGGCCACGCGCGACGAACATCTGGAGCGCCTGAGCGTGGAGGAGGTCTACACCGCGCTGGAGGGGCAGGAACCGGAGGAGGGCGAGGAGGAGTCGGACGACCTGCTCGACGGCCCCCCGTCTGACGCGCCGCCCAGGGAGGGGAAGACCAGGCCGGGCACCTCGGCGGCGCGGCAGTGGCAGCAGGCGCTCGCACAGGCCCGCAGCGTGGACGCGATGACGGGGGGAAAGGGCGACGACCCCCTGGGCGCGCACCGTGAACTTGCCCGGCTCGCCCCGGCCCGGCTGGACTGGCGGGCGCAGCTCTGGCGCTTCCTCGCCCGCACGCCCGTGGACTTCGGGGGCTTCGACCGCCGCTTCGTCGGGCGCGGATTGTATCTGGAGGCGCTGGACGACGAGTCGCTGACCGCGCTGATCGCCGTGGACACGTCAGGCAGCGTGGACGACGAGGCGGTGCGGGCGCTGGTGGCCGAGGTGCAGGGCGTGTTGGGGGCGTACCCGCACGTCAGGGCCACCCTCTACTACGCGGACACGGAGGCGTATGGTCCGTACGAACTGCGCCCCGGCGACGCGGTGCCCCCTCCGCAGGGGGGCGGCGGGACCGACTTCCGGCCCATCTTCGGGCTGAGTGAGACGCACGAGCCGGACGTGCTGATCTACCTCACCGACGGCTATGGCGACTTTCCCGAACAGGCCCCGAAGATGCCGACCCTCTGGGTGGTGCCGCCCGGCGGGCTGGAGGACGAGGGCTTTCCCTTCGGGGACGTGCTGCGGCTGGGGGAGTGA